The region TCTGCTCCAGGATGAACACCTGAAGAAGGCCTATCTCGGTATGTGAGGGTTCTTTACCGAAATTTCCAACTCTCCTATCGGCGGGCTTTCTGATGTCAGGACCGCGTGCGCCCGATTTGTGAGGAAAGCCACCCGCAAAAGAAACCTCCGGCCGGGCCGACCTTCCTGTTTTTTTTCGATTTTATGGACCCAGGAGAAAAGAAAATGCACGAAACAGTGAACAAATCGGATTCCTCCCTGGAAAGGGAATTCCCTTTCCAGGTTCCCGACTACCGCTTCGATCAAAAAAACGAGATGTTCAAGAGGCGAACCTGGGATCCGGAGTTCAAGCCCCATGGAGACCGCCTTTACAATACCATCAAGTTCCAGGACAGATACGGATACCGCAAATTGGATTATGCCTTGCGTAATGCCGCATGGAACCTGGAATACGGGTATGCATTCGGCAATATGTGCAGCAACTACGGGCTCTATTCCTGGGACCACATCCCGGCAAAGGCCAAGCGTTTCGTGGAAACGGGAGGGGCTGTCAAGAACAGCCCCGAGGTCAACACCCGTATCGTGAAAAAGGCGGCCAGGCTTTTCGGGGCGGACCTTGTGGGCGTCTGTTACGCCCACCCCAATCTCGTCTATTCCCACGAATACGACCTCGTTCACATGGAACACAAGCCGCTGGAACTACCGCCGGGATGCACCAACGCCATCGTCATGGCCATAGAGATGAACTACGAGGCGACCCGCTACTCCCCGGATGCCATATCTGGCGCGGCCACCGGCCTCGGCTACTCGATGCAGGCCGTAGTGGCCAACCTCCTGGCCGCTTTTATCCGCGGCCTCGGGTACCGCGCGGTCCCGTCCGGGAACGACACCGCCCTGTCCATCCCCCTGGCCATGGCTGCCGGCCTTGGAGAACTGGGACGCATGGGACTTCTTATCACCCCCGTGTTCGGGCCGCGGGTCAGGATATGCAAGGTTTTCACGGACCTTCCCCTTGTCCACGACACCTATCGACCTTTCGGGGTTGCCAAATTCTGCGAAACATGCAAAAAATGCGCGAGAAACTGCCCTTCCCAGGCCATCACCTTCGGGGAGCCGACCATGGAGGGACCTTCCATGTCCAACTTTTCCGGGGTCCTGAAATGGTATATCAACCCGGAAAAATGTTTTCTCTTCTGGGTCAAGAACTGGATGGATTGCAACAATTGTGTCATGTCCTGCCCCTTTAACAAGCCCGCGGGAAAGATCCATGACCTTACCAGGTTCTTGATCCGCCGCGCGCCGATTTTCAACCGTGCCTTCCTGTGGATGGACGATCTCATGGGATACGGGAAACCTCTGCGGAACAAGAGATACTGGGAACGGCCTTAACTCCAGGCCTTACCAACCATTTCCCAAGGCGCACCTGTTGAATCCCGGGACCGGGTTATTCGGTCCAAATCCCTTCGTGATATGGGCGGGGAAGGCCCCAAAGGATTATCAGACTTGTAATTCCCATGGAACTGCCTTTTTACCACATCGGCGAGCTGGCCGCCCTGGGGGCGGCTTTCCTTTGGGCGGTGGCCACCGTCCTTTTTCGCCGCATCGGGTTCGAAATCCCTCCCCTCCTTTTGAATCTGCTAAAGGGCCTGGTCAGTCTCTTACTGGTGGGCCCAACCTTACTCCTCACTCAAGAGTCACACACCCCTGTGGAACCTGCGGGCTGGTTGCTGCTCCTTTTAAGCGGGGTGTTCGGCATCGGCTGCGGCGACACCTTTTTTTTCGCATCCCTGAACCGGATCGGCGAGGGCCGCTCGGTCCTGATCGTCGAAACGGTGGCCCCACTTTTCGCCACTCTTTTCTCGATGGGGTTCCTGTATGAATTTCTTCCTCTCCAGGGATTCCTTGGAATCGCTGTGACCGTGGCTGGGGTCGGCTGGGTCCTTGCCGAGAGAACCACTCCCTCCGACGGCGCCAGAAGGCGGGCCAAGCGCGGAATTCTTCTTGGACTTGCGGCCGCCTTTTTCCAGGCGGTCGGTTCGGTTCTTTCCAGGGCGGCCTTCCTTCACACCGAGATCACGCCGATGTGGAGCACCCTGATCCGGCTGATCGGTGGGAACCTCTTTTTACTCGTTTTCATCCCCCTTCGGGGCCAGGCCCTGTTTCCAAGAGCATTGATGTCTCTGAAGATCTGGACATTCATTCTCGCTGCGACCTTTTTTGGAACCTACCTGGGCATCCTGTTTCAACAGATCTCCCTGAAATATACCAGTGCAGGGATCGCTCAGACCCTCATGGGAACGAGCGCTTTGTTCGTCCTGCCTTTCACTCTCTTGCGGGGAGAACGGGTAAGCCTGCGGGCGGTACTGGGTGCCCTCGTTGCCCTCTGCGGTATCTTTTTGCTCTTCAGTCTGAAATGACAGGAGAAAAGGAGATTTCAATGAAAGTCGTGAATGAACCCACATACAAGAAATACATTACAGGGGAACTGAAACGATTCGACGACCGGAATACGGCCTTCAGCCGGGGCCACGTGGAGGGGAACAAGTACACGGCCATGCACGAGAAAGGCATCACGAACATGCTGAACGCCCCTCCGGGTCAAACCATCCTGGACCATGCAACGTCGGTGGCCGGGGGCACTGTGGATTACGTGGTGCGCATGAATCTCCTCGGGAGGGAAATGAAGCCGATCTATAATGACGGGTATCGTCTGAAGGATCCAGACCCCGCCGCCATGAGCCGGGTAATCAAAGAAAAGGCCAAATGGATCGGAGCGGACGACGTGGGCATCGCCCGGATCAACCCCCTGTGGATCTATTCCCACTGGGGCCACCACAACGTCAAGTATTCCCAGGCCGCCGAAGTAGGGGATCCGATTGAACTTCCATCCGGATATAAGTTCGTGATCGTCATGCTCAACGAGTTGGCACACGAAGTCATACAGCGGTCCCCTGCGGTTGAATACGAAACGGACATCAGCTACTCAAAAGGGGTATGGTGCGCGGCCTCCCTCGCTACTTTCATAACTGAACTCGGGTACCGGGCCATACCGACGGTCAATGAAATCGGGATCAACGTGGCCATGGCCGTGGATGCCGGCCTGGGTGAAATGGGGCGGAGCGGGCAGCTCATCACCCGCGATTACGGCCCCAGAGTGCGCATCAGCAAGGTCTTTACGGATCTCCCCCTTATTCCTGACCGACCCGTTGATATCGGGGTCCAGGAGTTTTGCGAGAAGTGCGCGATCTGCGCCCAATACTGTCCCAGCGAGGCGATTCCCATGGGGGAGAGAACAGACAGGGCATGGGATGAGTGCAATTCCCCCGGTATGCTGAAATGGCCGATCCATGCCATGAAATGCTTTGATTGGTGGGTTAAAAACGGGAACCACTGCTCCATTTGTATTCGCGTTTGCCCGTGGAACAAGCCCAACGACGCCCTCCACAAAGGGGTCCGTTTCTTTGCGGAGCGAAACATCTTCACCCGACTCATCGTCCGGATGGATCAAATGATGGGTTACGGGAAACAGGTGGTGAAGGACGGCCCAGTAAAGGACTGCTCCGTGGAGCGAAAGAAGAGATGATCGAGTAGAGGAGGGGGAAACGCCTTACTTTTTCTCTTACCGGGATTCGGGGAAAAAATATGGCTATTTCTTTACCACCACCGTCGCCATGTTCTCACAGGCCGACCGCAGATCGAGTTTGCAGGCCGATTTGAAATCTCTCAGGGCCGACTTGAAGTCTCCCTTCTCCCGAAAGGCCAACGCCCTGGTATTGTATGCTTCCGCAATTTTCGAATCCAACACCAAAGCCCTGTCACAATCCCGGATGGCCTCATCAAACCGTCCCTTTTCATAAAGGGCCCGGGCCCGGTAAACATAGGAAGAAGCGAGCCTGGAATCCAGGGAAACGGCCCTTGTTGCGGCCTCGATTCCTTGATCCCATTCCCCCTTAATGAGGCTGCGGCGACTCAACTCTGCATAATAGATCGCAAGGGGGCTGTTTCTCGGCCTGTCCCTCACGGCCAACACTCGGTCCCGGTTTCCATGCTTGTCGACAACCTCGTAGGTCACGGCCATCAGATGCCAGGTTCCATTGAACCGATCCACCGGGCTGACCATGTAAGTACCCAGTCCAAAAGTCGCAACATCAAGGGAATCCGCGATCATGGTCTCGATTACACTTCTCTCCCTCTCGTACCTGTAAACGGCCACATAGACATCCTTGTCCAGAACCATTGTAAGCACAGGGACACCCAGATACTTCTCAGCCTTTTCGCGGGTGATCCCCACATAGATCGGGCCGAAGGAGGGGGCGGTAGAACCCAACCTGGTGAAGAGCCCTGAACTCGTCGTAGGGGTCAGGATATGTGAGGCCAGGGGCCAGCACCCGAAAAGAAACCAGGAAATGGAAAACAAGAGAAGGAATCTTCCGATGGCATAAAGCTTTTTCACCTTTCTCCCCCTTACAGCATTTTGGGTCGAAAAAAGGTTTTTCAATTTGCATGCCACCGGGTATCATCTGGAGAGAGGAAGCTCCATATCAAAAAAACCCTGGGAAATAAAAGAGATACAAATGGAATTTCCGATGTGGAAACTCTATACTAAACCTTGTCCATCCCTCTCCGGTAATAGAATCTTCCGCCAGAAGGCAAATTTTTCCTATGGAGCCCTACGGGTGAACCCGTGGTTACCCACCTCAGGCTTTGGGTGACATCACGCCATAGCACAACAATTGTTTGCACATTCACCCACAGGCAAGCCCGTGGTCTTCTGCGAAGGCGGGTAAAAGAAACAAAAAGGGCCCGCATTCAAGATCCTCACGGCAGCACTCTCAACAGGCTCCCCGTGATGCACATCCTTCAGCGGGCCCCCTGGTTTTTTCATACAGGGCCGAATCGGTCCCTTATGCATTGAGACCTTTGAAAAACGTTCAATTTTGTTCAAGGTCAAGGAAGGCGAAAATTTTAACCACAGGAATACATTGAAGTATTTCGAGGATTAAAATTTGAGCCTGACGCCGAGATTGCTTCGGGGGGTCTCCCGACGCTCCTATAGAAGCTTTCCGACCACCTTCTCGACTTCCTCGATGAGACGGCCGCTTCTTACCAGGGCGACCATGGTCTCAATGTCCTTGTACAGGATTCGGTCTTTTTCAAGGCGGGGGACGGTCTCTCTGATGGTCTTATAGGCCGCCAGAGTCCCTTCACCGGGTTTCATATTGGTAAAGAGATCCATGGCCTGGGCTCCGCAGAGAAGTTCAATGGCGATCACGTATTCCGTGTTTTTCACGATTTCGCGGCATTTCCTGGCGGCGATGGTCCCCATGGAGACGTGGTCTTCCTTGTTGGCCGAGGTGGGGATGGAGTCCACGCAGGCGGGGTGAGCGAGAACTTTGTTCTCCGA is a window of Deltaproteobacteria bacterium DNA encoding:
- a CDS encoding reductive dehalogenase; the encoded protein is MHETVNKSDSSLEREFPFQVPDYRFDQKNEMFKRRTWDPEFKPHGDRLYNTIKFQDRYGYRKLDYALRNAAWNLEYGYAFGNMCSNYGLYSWDHIPAKAKRFVETGGAVKNSPEVNTRIVKKAARLFGADLVGVCYAHPNLVYSHEYDLVHMEHKPLELPPGCTNAIVMAIEMNYEATRYSPDAISGAATGLGYSMQAVVANLLAAFIRGLGYRAVPSGNDTALSIPLAMAAGLGELGRMGLLITPVFGPRVRICKVFTDLPLVHDTYRPFGVAKFCETCKKCARNCPSQAITFGEPTMEGPSMSNFSGVLKWYINPEKCFLFWVKNWMDCNNCVMSCPFNKPAGKIHDLTRFLIRRAPIFNRAFLWMDDLMGYGKPLRNKRYWERP
- a CDS encoding DMT family transporter gives rise to the protein MELPFYHIGELAALGAAFLWAVATVLFRRIGFEIPPLLLNLLKGLVSLLLVGPTLLLTQESHTPVEPAGWLLLLLSGVFGIGCGDTFFFASLNRIGEGRSVLIVETVAPLFATLFSMGFLYEFLPLQGFLGIAVTVAGVGWVLAERTTPSDGARRRAKRGILLGLAAAFFQAVGSVLSRAAFLHTEITPMWSTLIRLIGGNLFLLVFIPLRGQALFPRALMSLKIWTFILAATFFGTYLGILFQQISLKYTSAGIAQTLMGTSALFVLPFTLLRGERVSLRAVLGALVALCGIFLLFSLK
- a CDS encoding reductive dehalogenase codes for the protein MKVVNEPTYKKYITGELKRFDDRNTAFSRGHVEGNKYTAMHEKGITNMLNAPPGQTILDHATSVAGGTVDYVVRMNLLGREMKPIYNDGYRLKDPDPAAMSRVIKEKAKWIGADDVGIARINPLWIYSHWGHHNVKYSQAAEVGDPIELPSGYKFVIVMLNELAHEVIQRSPAVEYETDISYSKGVWCAASLATFITELGYRAIPTVNEIGINVAMAVDAGLGEMGRSGQLITRDYGPRVRISKVFTDLPLIPDRPVDIGVQEFCEKCAICAQYCPSEAIPMGERTDRAWDECNSPGMLKWPIHAMKCFDWWVKNGNHCSICIRVCPWNKPNDALHKGVRFFAERNIFTRLIVRMDQMMGYGKQVVKDGPVKDCSVERKKR
- a CDS encoding tetratricopeptide repeat protein, yielding MKKLYAIGRFLLLFSISWFLFGCWPLASHILTPTTSSGLFTRLGSTAPSFGPIYVGITREKAEKYLGVPVLTMVLDKDVYVAVYRYERERSVIETMIADSLDVATFGLGTYMVSPVDRFNGTWHLMAVTYEVVDKHGNRDRVLAVRDRPRNSPLAIYYAELSRRSLIKGEWDQGIEAATRAVSLDSRLASSYVYRARALYEKGRFDEAIRDCDRALVLDSKIAEAYNTRALAFREKGDFKSALRDFKSACKLDLRSACENMATVVVKK